From Hymenobacter sedentarius, a single genomic window includes:
- the glmS gene encoding glutamine--fructose-6-phosphate transaminase (isomerizing) produces MCGIVAYLGHREACPIILKGLHRLEYRGYDSAGVALLNGELNVYKKKGKVSDLEGFIAQKDTHANVGMGHTRWATHGEPNDENAHPHYSTSQRIAIIHNGIIENYAALKTHLQKQGHTFHSDTDTEVFVNLIEEIQKQNACSLEEAVRLALHEVVGAYAIVVLSKDAPNQLIAARKGSPMVIGIGEGEFFIASDATPIIEYTNEVVYVNDYEIVVIRDGQLEIRSKEDVSQTPYIQKLAMELDSIEKGGYEHFMLKEIFEQPRSILDSMRGRLELEAGHLNMGGIRAYEQKFVNAQRIIIVACGTSWHAGLVAEYLIEDLARIPVEVEYASEFRYRNPIITERDIVIAISQSGETADTLAAIELAKSKGATIFGVCNVVGSSIARATDAGAYTHAGPEIGVASTKAFTAQVTVLTLLAMIMGQKRGTITDTKLRELMVELDTIPSKVEKALELDTEIQAIAEIFKDATNFLYLGRGYNFPVALEGALKLKEISYIHAEGYPAAEMKHGPIALIDENMPIVVIATRDSSYEKVVSNIQEVKARKGRIIAVVSEGDTVIPAMAEFVIEVPHTSEILMPLVSVVPLQLLSYHIAVLRGCNVDQPRNLAKSVTVE; encoded by the coding sequence ATGTGCGGCATTGTTGCTTATTTGGGCCATCGTGAGGCCTGCCCCATTATCCTTAAAGGATTGCATCGCCTCGAATACCGTGGCTACGACTCAGCTGGTGTTGCCTTGCTCAACGGTGAGTTGAATGTTTATAAGAAGAAGGGTAAAGTTAGTGATTTAGAGGGATTTATTGCACAAAAAGACACGCATGCTAATGTTGGCATGGGCCACACGCGTTGGGCTACGCACGGCGAGCCCAACGACGAGAATGCCCACCCGCATTACTCTACATCGCAGCGAATTGCCATCATTCACAATGGTATTATTGAGAACTACGCGGCGCTGAAAACGCACCTGCAGAAGCAAGGGCACACGTTCCATTCCGACACCGACACGGAAGTATTTGTCAACCTGATTGAGGAAATCCAGAAGCAGAACGCGTGCTCTCTGGAAGAAGCTGTCCGCCTGGCTCTGCACGAAGTAGTGGGGGCTTACGCTATTGTGGTACTCAGCAAGGATGCTCCTAATCAGCTTATTGCCGCTCGGAAAGGTTCGCCGATGGTGATTGGCATCGGCGAAGGCGAGTTCTTCATTGCTTCTGATGCTACCCCCATTATCGAGTATACCAACGAAGTGGTGTACGTGAACGACTACGAAATCGTGGTTATCCGCGATGGGCAGTTGGAAATCCGTAGCAAGGAAGATGTGAGCCAGACGCCCTACATCCAGAAGCTGGCGATGGAGCTGGACAGCATCGAGAAAGGTGGCTACGAGCACTTCATGCTGAAGGAAATTTTCGAGCAGCCGCGTTCCATTTTGGACTCCATGCGCGGGCGCTTGGAACTGGAAGCTGGCCACTTGAACATGGGCGGCATCCGAGCCTACGAGCAAAAATTTGTGAATGCCCAGCGCATCATCATCGTGGCCTGCGGTACCTCGTGGCACGCCGGCTTGGTGGCCGAATACCTGATTGAGGACTTGGCTCGCATTCCAGTGGAAGTGGAATATGCGTCGGAATTCCGCTACCGCAATCCCATCATCACCGAGCGTGACATTGTGATTGCCATTTCGCAAAGCGGCGAAACGGCCGATACGCTGGCGGCTATTGAGCTGGCGAAGAGCAAGGGCGCTACCATTTTTGGCGTGTGCAACGTGGTGGGCAGCAGCATTGCCCGTGCCACAGATGCCGGTGCATATACCCACGCCGGCCCCGAAATTGGGGTAGCTTCTACGAAGGCCTTTACCGCCCAGGTGACGGTGCTGACGCTGCTGGCCATGATTATGGGCCAGAAGCGCGGCACCATCACCGACACCAAGCTGCGCGAGCTGATGGTGGAGCTGGATACCATTCCTTCCAAGGTTGAGAAAGCCTTGGAGCTTGACACTGAGATTCAGGCCATTGCTGAAATTTTCAAGGATGCGACCAACTTCCTCTACTTAGGCCGGGGCTATAACTTCCCCGTGGCACTGGAAGGTGCGTTGAAGCTCAAGGAAATCAGCTACATCCATGCCGAAGGCTACCCAGCCGCGGAGATGAAGCACGGCCCGATTGCGCTCATCGACGAGAACATGCCCATTGTGGTAATTGCCACCCGCGATAGCTCATATGAGAAGGTGGTGAGCAACATCCAAGAGGTGAAGGCTCGCAAAGGCCGCATCATTGCCGTGGTGAGCGAGGGCGACACGGTAATTCCCGCTATGGCCGAGTTTGTAATTGAAGTGCCTCACACCAGCGAAATCCTGATGCCCCTGGTATCGGTGGTGCCGCTGCAGTTGCTGAGCTACCACATTGCGGTGCTACGCGGTTGCAACGTCGACCAGCCACGTAACCTGGCGAAGTCGGTAACGGTAGAATAG
- a CDS encoding DUF6056 family protein, with the protein MGLFMRALHRYRTLLITLGLVLVVLPFVGLALYNHPSLDDYLDAVTVKELGFWRAQKHFYLTHTGRYTTTVLLALLNPLLYSRLEGHWWWVALFFIFGTLLVLRFGLSELLGLTGKAGWITAASFLSLWLAYAPGQAEGLYWFTGAYTYIMAVWLLLLWVVVLNRYAKARLSNNGAWRWLVALVALTLAVAGTIEPVALPFLMALVMAALASWRLKQGRVVWLLAGLAAVGCLVSFSAPGNFARIASMGGQFGFLKTLCYSAATTGYLLLTWVGNPVLLALSALLLPAMDRIAQQRNQLAVQCLSRIPAGLLAMGLAGLMTLASCPAYYASGTGLPLRARTTLYLLFLLGWFAVLLTWCCRQARSGLPSPILRALVTGRLAPLWTAMLVLFFFADYNVQTRATMLGQGSNNVIRAYRQWLDGEAAGYDAELRARYQTLQSGAPVVTIRPLAYRPDLLYSFDIVGTDNPEFLKGYAQYFGTKQVISEVAAH; encoded by the coding sequence ATGGGTCTTTTCATGCGCGCACTACACCGTTACCGGACACTGCTGATTACGCTTGGGCTAGTTTTGGTTGTGTTGCCTTTTGTGGGGCTGGCTCTTTATAATCATCCCTCGCTTGATGATTATCTGGATGCAGTTACGGTAAAAGAGTTGGGGTTTTGGCGGGCTCAAAAGCACTTTTACCTCACTCACACCGGCCGCTACACCACCACCGTGCTGCTGGCTTTGCTTAACCCCTTGCTGTATAGTCGGCTGGAAGGCCACTGGTGGTGGGTCGCCTTGTTTTTTATCTTCGGCACATTACTCGTGTTACGATTTGGCCTTAGCGAATTATTAGGGCTAACAGGCAAGGCGGGTTGGATAACAGCAGCATCCTTCCTGAGTTTGTGGTTGGCCTATGCGCCCGGGCAGGCTGAAGGATTGTATTGGTTTACGGGAGCTTACACTTATATAATGGCAGTGTGGCTCTTGCTCTTGTGGGTGGTGGTGCTGAATCGGTATGCGAAAGCTCGCCTGTCCAACAATGGAGCTTGGCGCTGGCTTGTGGCGTTGGTTGCGCTAACCCTGGCTGTAGCGGGCACAATCGAACCCGTTGCGCTGCCTTTTTTAATGGCCTTGGTAATGGCAGCGCTTGCTAGCTGGCGTCTGAAACAGGGACGGGTGGTGTGGCTGCTGGCCGGACTGGCGGCGGTGGGATGCCTGGTTTCGTTCTCGGCGCCAGGCAATTTTGCGCGCATCGCGAGCATGGGAGGCCAGTTCGGATTTCTGAAAACGCTGTGCTATTCGGCAGCTACTACCGGCTACCTGCTGCTCACGTGGGTGGGCAACCCCGTCCTGCTGGCACTATCCGCGCTGCTGCTTCCCGCGATGGACAGAATAGCTCAACAGCGTAACCAGCTGGCAGTGCAGTGCTTGTCGCGGATTCCCGCGGGGCTACTGGCGATGGGGCTGGCTGGGCTAATGACGCTGGCGAGTTGCCCAGCTTATTATGCAAGCGGCACGGGGCTACCCCTGAGAGCCCGCACAACGCTGTACCTTTTATTTCTGCTCGGTTGGTTTGCGGTATTACTGACGTGGTGCTGCAGGCAAGCGCGCTCAGGCTTACCCTCGCCTATACTTAGGGCGCTGGTTACGGGACGGCTCGCTCCGCTGTGGACTGCGATGCTAGTACTTTTCTTTTTCGCCGACTACAACGTGCAAACCCGCGCGACGATGCTGGGCCAGGGCAGCAACAACGTGATACGGGCCTACCGCCAGTGGCTGGACGGCGAAGCCGCCGGCTATGACGCCGAACTTCGCGCCCGATACCAGACGCTGCAGAGTGGAGCCCCGGTGGTAACCATCCGACCCTTAGCCTACCGGCCTGACTTACTGTACAGCTTCGATATAGTTGGAACAGACAACCCGGAATTCTTAAAGGGTTATGCCCAATACTTCGGCACGAAGCAAGTCATCTCGGAAGTAGCGGCCCATTGA
- a CDS encoding 3-hydroxyacyl-CoA dehydrogenase family protein, with amino-acid sequence MHILVLDGNHVEAEFRAKFGPAHMYTFLETPSDSNATPAQDFQERGRAAVAAANVVFNFSSPTSPFLLARPTALPLFQEATTSAMYSRRPQLSGFGFCGLPTLLNRSLLEITLSDNDDAAKLAEVCAALGTDYRVVEDRVGLVTPRVVCMIINEACYTVQEGTATTQDVDLGMKLGTNYPKGPFAWANAIGVERVYAVLEALWNDTHDERYKICPLLKRQALRGELFAI; translated from the coding sequence ATGCACATCCTGGTCCTCGACGGCAACCACGTAGAAGCGGAGTTCCGCGCGAAGTTTGGCCCGGCACACATGTACACCTTCCTGGAAACTCCTTCCGACAGTAACGCGACTCCCGCCCAGGATTTTCAGGAACGTGGCCGGGCCGCCGTAGCCGCTGCCAATGTCGTGTTCAACTTCAGTAGCCCAACTTCCCCTTTTCTATTGGCGCGACCAACGGCCTTACCGCTTTTCCAGGAGGCAACCACATCGGCGATGTACTCCCGCCGCCCCCAGCTTTCTGGTTTCGGTTTCTGCGGCTTGCCCACCCTGCTGAACCGTTCTCTGCTGGAGATTACCCTCTCCGACAACGACGATGCCGCCAAGCTAGCCGAAGTGTGCGCGGCCCTTGGCACCGACTACCGCGTGGTGGAAGACCGAGTTGGGCTGGTAACCCCGCGCGTCGTATGCATGATTATAAACGAAGCCTGCTACACCGTGCAGGAGGGCACCGCCACCACGCAAGATGTGGACTTGGGCATGAAGCTAGGCACCAATTACCCCAAAGGCCCTTTCGCCTGGGCTAATGCCATAGGGGTTGAACGGGTCTACGCAGTACTAGAAGCCCTATGGAACGATACCCACGACGAACGCTACAAAATCTGCCCCCTACTGAAGCGGCAGGCGTTGCGCGGGGAGCTCTTTGCAATATAG
- a CDS encoding RidA family protein, whose amino-acid sequence MPHQIILTDQAPAPIGPYSQAVRAGNTVYVSGQIPLDAAGLLVDGDVAAQTHQVLKNLTAVLAAAGLGLTDVVKCSIFVKDLGNFATINQVYGSYFDDATAPARETVEVSRLPRDVDVEISCIAVGA is encoded by the coding sequence ATGCCCCACCAGATTATCCTTACCGACCAGGCCCCGGCGCCGATTGGTCCTTACTCGCAAGCCGTACGCGCCGGCAATACCGTGTACGTTTCGGGCCAGATACCCCTAGATGCCGCCGGGCTCTTGGTTGATGGCGATGTAGCCGCGCAAACCCATCAGGTGCTAAAAAACCTCACAGCCGTACTGGCCGCCGCCGGCCTGGGCCTGACCGATGTAGTGAAGTGCAGCATCTTCGTGAAAGACCTGGGCAACTTCGCCACCATCAACCAAGTGTACGGGTCTTATTTTGACGATGCCACGGCCCCAGCCCGCGAAACGGTAGAGGTGAGCCGCTTGCCCCGCGACGTGGACGTGGAAATTTCCTGCATTGCCGTCGGCGCATAA
- a CDS encoding erythromycin esterase family protein: protein MASLLPTHPLHSPADLDTLLAAIGDARVVLLGEASHGTHEYYTWRTALSKRLIQEKGFQFIAVEGDWPDCFEVNAAIKQEQMAHGSAAKLLQTFNRWPTWMWGNWEIAALVEWLHRHNQAQPMERRVGFYGLDVYSLWESLEAVLHYVEKQGDGAVTAARRAFRCFEPYSTDPQEYARAVAFVSEDCQDEVIAVLRALRHQAQERQPANLPEREQAFGAEQNALVAVNAERYYKAMIRGGGASWNVRDTHMMETLTRLLHLHGPNSKAIIWAHNTHIGDARYTDMRREDMVNIGQLTREQLGREQVFSVGFGSYQGSVVAGKAWGAPLENMPVPAAIRNSWEEQLHRQLKGANGLLLSSELKQETGLRQSQGHRAIGVVYRPQLEQFGNYVPSVIPERYDAFLFLDHTKALHPLAIHPEEKGPPDLYPWGE, encoded by the coding sequence ATGGCTTCGCTACTTCCTACTCACCCCCTGCACTCCCCAGCCGACCTTGATACTTTGCTGGCCGCCATCGGCGATGCTCGCGTGGTATTGCTCGGCGAAGCGTCGCACGGCACGCACGAGTATTACACTTGGCGCACGGCGTTGAGCAAGCGGCTGATTCAAGAGAAGGGGTTTCAGTTTATTGCCGTGGAAGGCGACTGGCCCGACTGCTTCGAGGTAAACGCCGCCATTAAGCAGGAGCAGATGGCGCACGGCTCGGCCGCCAAGCTGCTCCAAACCTTCAACCGCTGGCCCACCTGGATGTGGGGCAACTGGGAAATTGCGGCGCTGGTGGAGTGGCTGCACCGCCACAACCAGGCCCAGCCCATGGAGCGCCGCGTGGGCTTCTACGGCTTGGATGTGTACAGCCTCTGGGAGTCGTTGGAAGCTGTGCTCCACTACGTGGAGAAGCAAGGCGATGGGGCCGTTACCGCCGCGCGCCGCGCCTTTCGCTGCTTTGAGCCCTACAGCACCGACCCGCAGGAATACGCCCGGGCCGTCGCTTTCGTGTCGGAAGACTGCCAGGACGAAGTAATTGCGGTGCTCAGGGCCTTGCGCCACCAAGCACAAGAGCGCCAGCCCGCCAACCTGCCCGAACGCGAGCAAGCCTTCGGGGCCGAACAGAATGCCTTGGTGGCCGTGAACGCCGAGCGCTACTACAAGGCGATGATACGCGGCGGCGGCGCCTCCTGGAACGTGCGCGACACGCACATGATGGAAACCCTGACCCGCCTGCTCCACCTGCACGGGCCCAACAGCAAGGCCATCATTTGGGCCCACAATACGCACATCGGCGATGCCCGCTACACCGACATGCGCCGCGAAGACATGGTGAACATCGGCCAACTGACCCGCGAGCAACTGGGCCGCGAGCAGGTATTCAGCGTCGGCTTTGGCTCCTACCAGGGCAGCGTGGTAGCGGGCAAGGCCTGGGGGGCGCCGCTCGAAAACATGCCGGTACCGGCCGCCATCCGCAACTCCTGGGAAGAGCAATTGCACCGCCAGCTGAAAGGAGCCAACGGCCTGCTGCTTTCATCAGAACTAAAGCAGGAAACGGGGCTGCGGCAGTCGCAGGGCCACCGGGCCATTGGCGTGGTGTACCGGCCCCAACTTGAGCAGTTTGGCAACTACGTGCCCTCGGTCATTCCCGAACGCTACGACGCCTTTCTATTCCTGGATCACACCAAGGCGCTGCACCCGCTGGCGATTCATCCCGAGGAAAAAGGGCCACCAGACCTGTACCCGTGGGGCGAGTAA
- the gltX gene encoding glutamate--tRNA ligase, with product MTEREVRVRFAPSPTGPLHIGGVRTALYNYLLARKLGGKMLLRIEDTDQNRFVPGAENYILEALAWCGVVIDEGVGPGGPHAPYRQSERKPMYKQYADQLIASGHAYYAFDTPEELDTMRARLQAAKVPNPQYNSITRAQMRNSLTLPEDEVKQLLDSGAQYVIRLKVPRKEEVRFQDLIRGWVVVHSSAIDDKVLMKSDGMPTYHLANIVDDHLMEISHVIRGEEWLPSAPLHVLLYRYLGWESTMPQFAHLPLLLKPDGTGKLSKRDGDKLGFPVFPLEWHGLDGETGEPTVSRGYREDGYLPEAFINFLAFLGWNPGSQQEIFSMDELIASFSIERVSKSPARFDQNKVKWYNEHYLRAKSDAELASYLLTALAEHGIACDQAKAEQIVSVMKERVSFPKDFWQEAKYFFQAPDSYDEQVISKKWNPQVAAALTAYAEALAGTAEATAEGLKALFNQTMETQGLKPGQVLQALRVAVTGAGAGPDLFETLAILGTGEVAVRLRAAVAKLG from the coding sequence ATGACTGAGAGAGAAGTTCGGGTGCGTTTTGCACCGTCGCCCACGGGGCCGCTGCACATTGGTGGGGTCCGCACGGCACTTTACAACTATTTGTTGGCCCGCAAGCTCGGCGGCAAGATGTTGCTCCGCATCGAGGATACCGACCAGAACCGCTTCGTGCCCGGCGCCGAGAATTACATTCTGGAAGCCCTGGCCTGGTGCGGCGTCGTGATTGACGAAGGCGTGGGCCCCGGCGGCCCGCACGCGCCCTACCGCCAGAGCGAGCGCAAGCCCATGTACAAGCAGTACGCCGACCAGCTCATTGCCAGCGGCCACGCCTACTATGCCTTCGACACGCCCGAGGAGCTCGACACCATGCGCGCCCGCCTGCAGGCCGCCAAGGTGCCCAACCCGCAGTACAACAGCATCACACGCGCCCAAATGCGCAACTCCCTCACCCTGCCCGAGGACGAGGTGAAGCAGCTGCTCGACAGCGGCGCGCAATACGTGATTCGCCTGAAGGTGCCGCGCAAGGAAGAAGTGCGGTTCCAGGACCTGATTCGGGGCTGGGTGGTGGTGCATTCCTCAGCCATTGACGACAAGGTGCTGATGAAGTCGGACGGCATGCCGACCTACCACTTGGCCAACATCGTGGATGACCATTTGATGGAAATTTCGCACGTCATCCGCGGCGAAGAATGGCTGCCCTCGGCGCCGCTACACGTGCTGCTGTACCGCTACCTGGGCTGGGAAAGCACCATGCCGCAGTTTGCCCACCTGCCGCTGCTGCTCAAGCCCGACGGCACCGGCAAGCTCAGCAAGCGCGACGGCGACAAGCTGGGATTCCCGGTATTCCCATTGGAATGGCACGGCCTCGACGGCGAAACCGGCGAGCCCACCGTGAGCCGCGGCTACCGCGAAGACGGCTACCTGCCCGAAGCCTTCATCAACTTCCTGGCTTTCCTGGGCTGGAACCCCGGCTCGCAGCAGGAGATTTTCTCGATGGACGAGCTGATTGCGTCCTTCAGCATCGAGCGGGTGAGCAAGTCGCCGGCCCGCTTCGACCAGAACAAGGTGAAGTGGTACAATGAGCACTACCTGCGCGCCAAGTCCGACGCGGAGCTGGCGTCCTACCTGCTCACGGCCCTGGCCGAGCATGGCATTGCCTGCGACCAGGCCAAGGCCGAGCAAATTGTGAGCGTGATGAAGGAGCGGGTGAGCTTCCCCAAAGACTTCTGGCAGGAGGCCAAATACTTCTTCCAGGCCCCGGATAGCTACGACGAGCAGGTCATCAGCAAGAAGTGGAACCCGCAGGTAGCCGCCGCCCTCACGGCCTATGCCGAGGCCCTGGCCGGCACTGCCGAGGCCACCGCCGAAGGCCTCAAAGCACTGTTCAACCAAACGATGGAAACCCAGGGCCTCAAGCCTGGGCAGGTGCTGCAGGCCCTCCGCGTAGCCGTGACCGGCGCCGGCGCCGGACCCGACTTGTTCGAAACCCTCGCTATTCTGGGCACTGGCGAAGTGGCCGTGCGCCTGCGCGCTGCGGTAGCCAAGTTGGGCTAG